Below is a window of Cytophaga hutchinsonii ATCC 33406 DNA.
GCTTAATAAAACGTCTTTACCCGCACAAAAAACAGCGGTAGTACCGTTGCTAACAGATAATGTAGGTAAGGGAAGAGCTGTTACGGTAATAGATTTTGGAAGGGAAGCACATAAATTAGCATCTGTTGCTGTTACCGTATATGTTCCGGCAGCATTTACAGTAATATCAGTTGTAGTAGCGCCAGTGTTCCAGGCAACAGTTGCACCGGCAGATGGCACACTGCTCAATACAAGATCTTTACCTGTACAGAAACTGGCTGTTGTACCGTTTGTTATATTAAGTGTAGGTAACGGCAGAGCTGTTACGGTAACAGTTTTTGGAAGGGAAACACATAAATTAGCGTCTGTTGCTGTTACGGTATATGTTCCGGCTACGTTAACCGTAATATTATTTGTAGTAGCACCATTGTTCCAGGCAACAGTTGCACCGGCAGAAGGCACACTGCTTAATACAACATCTTTACCGGTACAGAAGCTTGCTGTTGATCCGGTTGTAAGGGTAAGAGTAGGCAAGGTAAGCAATGACACGGTAACTGTTTGTGGAAGTGAAGCACATAGGTTTGCATCGGTTGCTGTAGCTGTGTAAACGCCGGGTAAACTTACTGTAATGCTGTTGTTGGTAACACCATTGCTCCACTGTACCGTTGAACCTGCAGAAGGTACGCTGGTTAAGGTTACATCTTTGCCTGTACAGATGCCGGCAATTGGTCCGTTGGTAATAGATAATGTAGGCAATGCAAGCTGGGAAACTACTACTTGCTGTGCTACAGAAGAACATCCGTTTGCGCCTTTTGCCGTCACGGTATAGTTACCGGCTGTATTTACAGTAATATTGTTTGTTGTAGCACCATTGCTCCAGAGAACGCTTGCACCTGCAGAAGGGGTGCTGCTTAATACTACATTTTTACCTGCACAAAAATTTGCTGTAATGCCGTTGGTAATATTTATTGTAGGAATAGGTAATGCCGTAACCGTTATAGTAGAAGATGTACTCATACAGCCGGAAGCATCTTTGGCCGTATAAGAATATGTACCGGCCGTAGAAACTGTTATCGGGCTGCCTGTTGCTCCGTTGCTCCAGATAATATTAGTTAAGCCAGGAGCATTTGCTGTCAGAGAGATGCTGCTGCCTGCACAAAAAGAATTTGTTGCAGAAGTTATACTTACAGGTGCAGGTAATAATTTAAAGTGCATGGCATTAAACACATTTAAAGAAGCCAGTAAATTAAGACCGCCAAAGGTTAATTTTAAATGACTGATATCATAAGAGCCGGCAGGAGTTATAAAACCTAAATAATATTTGTCTGTTGTTCCATCTATAAGTCTTAAATCAGCCAATGCGAAACTCGGACTTGTCGCAACCTTTACACCTGCCGTACTATACGCTTCCAGGATTAAAGATTTTAAAAGGCTTAGTGAAAGAATCGCTCCGGATTGGTTAATGGTTACACCAACATATTCTCCCGCATTTCCTTTAGTAGAAAATGACAGGTCTAATATCGGATTGCTTAATATAGGAGCATTCATTGTGGCAAAATCTGTTGTGCTTGCGCTGATCGCATTGCCGCTGTTTGTTACATATGGTCCTAACGGGCCTGAATTTGAAAAACTAATGATACCATCTGCATACACAGGCGGACAAGGTGTTTGAAGTTTTGCATTGTATATTCTAAACTCTTTGAAGGTATTTACATTCAATAAATTTGATAGCTCAAGTGTAACTTTTTTGATCTTATAATTCGCTGTAGCATCGGTCATGTATCTGATGGTGTATATATTTGAGCCGCTAAGCGATAAATTAAGCCCTAATACACTTGTGCCTGAACCTGTAGCAACCAATGCATTACTTTCATCATATACTTTTATAGTCACATTATTTAACAGAGAAGTTGATAGAGAGAGAAGGTTTAATAATAGTCCGGATTCCTGAACATCAAAGGAAATAATATCACCGGCATGGCCACTCGTTGGGAAAGAGACCGTAATGCTTGATGTCGATAAAATATTTACGGATGCATCAATGTATGCGTAGTTGGAGGGGTTGCCATCAACTAATACATTTGCCTGAACAAAGTCAGAACTGCTGGCAACAACGGCATCGGCTTCTATAATGAGCTGTGCGTTACAATGGAGGTTTAATACAGTCAACGCCGTTGACCATATTAAAAAAGTGTATAAATTTTTCATAGCTGCTGAAAGTTTATATGATACTTTTTTAATCAGTAAAAGTTGATTTTTTATATAAATATTACATTTTAAACATATTTACGGCTTTATTTTAATTTTGGTTTGCTTATTTTATATATAATATATTAAGCTATTGATTATCAAAATAATAAATTTTTATTTATATAATTATACCAATTTGATTATTTTAATCAATAATTTAAAAATTAACATTTTTTCTTAAAATCATACTTTATTGTTGTTATCATATGTAAAAAGATACATTGATTTATGTTGTAATATTTGTGTAATTAATTTGTATAAAATGCTATTTTTATAAAGGAAATGGGGATAATAGGAGAAATGCCAAATTCTAAAAAATGAATTTTGGCGAATGAATTGTTAAAAAGTATGCTTTTTAGATTTGTATAAGAGGCGATATCTTAAGCATAAAACAATGGACAATAACCGGTTTTTCAGAAGTTAATAGTTTGAATAATATTTACGGCTTAAAATCAATTCTTCAACTTCTTTACTTACCAGGTAACGGATAGATTTTTCCTGTTTTACCAGATTACGGATATATGTCGCAGATATTTCAAGAAGAGGAGCTGCAACTAATCGCACGTTTTTGTGTTCACGTAAAAAACTATTGGATGAGTCTGGTCGTGGATATACGTATAAAGAATAGTGATGTAAAATCTGTTCGTGATTTTTCCAGTTCGTGAATTGATCCAGGTTATCTTCACCAATAATCAGCACAAAGGAGTGCTGCGGATATTTGTCGCTTATATACGTAAGGGTGTCTACTGTATAACTAGGTTTAGGAAGGCTGAATTCGATATCACTGGCTCTGAATTTTGGATTATTTGCTATAGCGGCTGTTACCATGTCAAACCTGTCAAATTCATGTAACAGCGATTGATTTTTTTTGAATGGATTTTGCGGACTGACAACATACCATACTTCATCCAGATCAGTTGTTTCAGCCATTGTGTTACCAATGATCAAATGGCCAACATGTATTGGATTAAACGAACCAAAGAATAAACCGATTTTCATGGTAATAAAAAGTATTGTCTGTTTCGCTTTTTACCGAATAAACAAGGAGAAGATAGGATTATTTACTGTTGTTTTCAAGAAAATGATCAATCAGCTGATGGGCTTTAACAAACGTTTCTTCCAGGCGGTCATTTACAAGAATTACATCAAACTGGTCCTGAAAAGAAGATTCGTATTTCATTTTTTCCAGGCGAGCTTTCAGGCTGTCTTCGGATTCTGTATTGCGGTCTATCAGGCGTTTTTGAAGTTCTTCGATGGAGGGTACTTTAACAAAAACAGAAAGAGCTTTGTCGCCAAACTGTTCTTTTAAACTCAAACCGCCTTTTACATCCACATCAAAAATTACATGTTTTCCCATGTCCCAGATGCGTTGAACTTCAGAACGGAGTGTGCCATAATATCTCCCGGGATATACTTCTTCCCATTCAACAAATTCATTGTTTTGTATCCGACGTTCGAATTCATCAACCGAAAGAAAATAATAATCTTTGCCGTTGGCTTCTTTACTTTCCCGCATTTCTCTTGTACAGGCAGAAATGGAAAATCCAATACGAGGGTCAGTGTTTAATAAATGCTGAACGACAGTTGTTTTGCCGGAGCCGGAGGGAGCTGAAAAAATAAATAATTTTCCTTC
It encodes the following:
- the nadD gene encoding nicotinate (nicotinamide) nucleotide adenylyltransferase; amino-acid sequence: MKIGLFFGSFNPIHVGHLIIGNTMAETTDLDEVWYVVSPQNPFKKNQSLLHEFDRFDMVTAAIANNPKFRASDIEFSLPKPSYTVDTLTYISDKYPQHSFVLIIGEDNLDQFTNWKNHEQILHHYSLYVYPRPDSSNSFLREHKNVRLVAAPLLEISATYIRNLVKQEKSIRYLVSKEVEELILSRKYYSNY
- the gmk gene encoding guanylate kinase, with amino-acid sequence MEGKLFIFSAPSGSGKTTVVQHLLNTDPRIGFSISACTREMRESKEANGKDYYFLSVDEFERRIQNNEFVEWEEVYPGRYYGTLRSEVQRIWDMGKHVIFDVDVKGGLSLKEQFGDKALSVFVKVPSIEELQKRLIDRNTESEDSLKARLEKMKYESSFQDQFDVILVNDRLEETFVKAHQLIDHFLENNSK